The sequence below is a genomic window from Mycobacterium heidelbergense.
CCGCGGCGGAGGCCGCGAAGTCGATGTGCTCCAAGTGATCCTCGGCGATGCCGTCGCTGGTCAGCACGATCAGGTCGCCGGTGCGAATCGAAACCACTTGCGCCGGCCTGATTTCCGGTATGCGGTAGCCGACGATGCCGGCGGTCAGGCGCGCGCTGGATCGGACGTGGATACCGGTCGCCGCCTTGGAGACCAGGTTCGCGGCGACGTTACCCACCCCGGTCCACGCCAGCATGCTGGCTCCGAAATCCACCCGCGCCAACGTCATTGCGGCTCCCCGGGTGCCTCTCAGCACACGGTGGCACAGCTGGACGAGGACCTCGATGCGCTCGCCGGGCGCCTGCTTGAGCGTATCGACGGTGCGCAGCGCGGCCGTTGCCGCGGCCGGACCGTGGCCGAGCCCGTCGATGACGCCGAACAGCGCGGCGTCCTCGTCGATGCCGATCGCGATCGACTGGTCACCCGAGACGTGCTCGCCCGGCAGTGGTCGACCGGC
It includes:
- a CDS encoding SpoIIE family protein phosphatase, whose amino-acid sequence is MRENGRLGPIEWAIAGRPLPGEHVSGDQSIAIGIDEDAALFGVIDGLGHGPAAATAALRTVDTLKQAPGERIEVLVQLCHRVLRGTRGAAMTLARVDFGASMLAWTGVGNVAANLVSKAATGIHVRSSARLTAGIVGYRIPEIRPAQVVSIRTGDLIVLTSDGIAEDHLEHIDFAASAAVIAEQIVSEYAKKTDDAMVLAARHRGAST